The window TGGAGTATTATTCGCAGTTGGAAGCTTCGCAGTTTTTGGCTGGTTTGCTGTCATGACTCTAATTAATAGCGGTTTTCCTGCAGCACACTAAAATGGAAAACAAAAAGCACCCATACAGTGGTGCTTTTTTCTTTTTGCCAGCATTTTTATATTTATTCTTTAAGAAGACCCTGGACTCTTTCCACTTTTTCTTCCATTTTGCGTTTCACATCGCGACGGTCATCGATACGGATATTGGTACACACACGTACCAGTCCTTTTTCAAAAGGCACTTCATGCATTGCCAGAATTACTTCAAATAATATGGGTAAATCACCTTCAATAATCGTATTCATAGGGGTTAATTGATAGCGTATACTGCCTTGCTCTTCATACTTTTTTAGTACTCGATGAATATCAGCCACGTACTCACTAACACTTGCTGTTTGGGTACCGACTGGAATGACGGTAACATCTACAATTGCCATTTTACACCCATCCTTTTACTCATCCATTTGAACTAACTGAGCGTTTTTTTTTGTTTTAATATCAATCAGCTTTTCAAAGTAGTAGCCGTATAAGCATAAACTACCCTCTTCGTTACATTTTATGGGCTCATTATTCAAGCCATCGATGATAACATGATTCTCACCCTGCAAAAGTTGATGTTTGACAAGCTGAAAGCCTTCCTCATAGGAGCCCGCTTGTTGAAAAGTTAAAAAGCTTTTTTCTGCCTCATTATAATCATAATAGGGAATAAACCAGCCTGAATCATTGGTTATTCTCGGCATTGAAATAGAAGCTATTTGATTTACTTGAGCATCATAAAAGCGATAGTTCATATTTTCCGGCTGTTTTTCATCAGCTGTAATAGCAAGGAAATAATCAGAAAACGAATCTAGCTGAAGAACATTTGAAAGCAGGAGTGTTACTTCTCCATTCGTAATATTTTTCAGCTTTACATTAGATAATTCTGACTGCACCTCAGGACTCCAATCGAAATATATAAGCTTATTACTAGATATCCAATAGGAAAAAGGATTTGCCAGCTCTATCTGCGTTATTTTTTGTTTATCAAGCGATAAAATAAAGGTCTGGTCCTGCCAATCCTCAGTAAAGCTTGAAATCAGTACCTTATCTTCGTCATAGGGATTCCATTTAATCTCTACATCATAGGTATCCTCTAACACGGTAGAAAAAATAGTCTCTCCTTTACTATTTATCACGGTTATTTGACAGGGAAATGCTTCAGAAGAAGAGCGAATCAATAGATAGTTTCCTGAGTGACTGATCTGAATATCATCAATTATGGAATCTAATTTAAATAGTAATGTACTTGTCCCATTTTTCAAATCATATGCATAGAGGTTTGATTGCTGATGATGCTTTGTCGAATATACGATGGTTTCATTATGTATCCATCCATGGAATTTATCAAAACCAGCTTCCATGTTAATCGGTAGATGCTTCATGACTTCTGAAATAGAAAATGGAGAATGTTCAGCTCTAGGCTTTTCTTTCTGCTGTATTGCCTGTGAACGAGAATCTCCTTTTTCACATCCTATTACCAACAGTGTGGAAACCATTAATAGACACAAAAAAAAAGCCTTCCTTATCACTATTTTTTCCACACCGCCTTTACTCATTCGTTACAAATGATAATACCTCCATATTTTGCAGTTTGCATCACGATAAAATACGGAGGTATTTCATGTACTATTCTCCATGTTACGCTTAAAGCAGCAAAATAAAAGCATAATCTATTATTCTTAATCGATAAAATAGTTTTATAATTTATCTTTTTTAAATATACAGGCTGGCAAGGAAAATTCCAAGTACTTCCTCATAAATTTCATTAAATTGTGACAATGGCAGTGGATTTATCCCATAACCAAGTTCCATCGTAAAGGCTGGTTTTCGAAATTCCTGAATAAACCAATCCTTATAACCGGCGTGACTGTCAATATATTGGATGGATTGATAACCACTGACCCGTTCAAACTCGTTTGCTAGTACCCTTGA of the Bacillus tuaregi genome contains:
- a CDS encoding DUF2759 domain-containing protein is translated as MGTVIIFALVSLLAAIGTVSSLKNKNLLGVLFAVGSFAVFGWFAVMTLINSGFPAAH
- a CDS encoding MTH1187 family thiamine-binding protein, with translation MAIVDVTVIPVGTQTASVSEYVADIHRVLKKYEEQGSIRYQLTPMNTIIEGDLPILFEVILAMHEVPFEKGLVRVCTNIRIDDRRDVKRKMEEKVERVQGLLKE
- a CDS encoding YqgU-like beta propeller domain-containing protein, producing MCLLMVSTLLVIGCEKGDSRSQAIQQKEKPRAEHSPFSISEVMKHLPINMEAGFDKFHGWIHNETIVYSTKHHQQSNLYAYDLKNGTSTLLFKLDSIIDDIQISHSGNYLLIRSSSEAFPCQITVINSKGETIFSTVLEDTYDVEIKWNPYDEDKVLISSFTEDWQDQTFILSLDKQKITQIELANPFSYWISSNKLIYFDWSPEVQSELSNVKLKNITNGEVTLLLSNVLQLDSFSDYFLAITADEKQPENMNYRFYDAQVNQIASISMPRITNDSGWFIPYYDYNEAEKSFLTFQQAGSYEEGFQLVKHQLLQGENHVIIDGLNNEPIKCNEEGSLCLYGYYFEKLIDIKTKKNAQLVQMDE